The following are encoded in a window of Variovorax paradoxus genomic DNA:
- a CDS encoding DUF934 domain-containing protein, whose translation MKKTLNILAAEDHIDDGDPKVLQLANDADPLAIEVCLADIERIDLNFPKFTDGRAYSQAFLLRRRLGFTGDIRATGDVLIDQLVQMERTGFSSAVLKEGVDASDAQRQFDRFAAFYQGDAVKTAPHFVAGA comes from the coding sequence ATGAAAAAGACTCTGAACATCCTGGCCGCCGAAGACCACATCGACGACGGCGACCCGAAGGTTTTGCAACTGGCCAACGATGCCGACCCGCTCGCCATCGAGGTCTGCCTGGCCGACATCGAGCGCATCGACCTGAACTTTCCCAAGTTCACCGACGGCCGCGCCTACAGCCAGGCCTTCCTGCTGCGCCGTCGCCTCGGCTTCACGGGCGACATCCGCGCCACCGGCGATGTGCTGATCGACCAGCTGGTGCAGATGGAACGCACCGGCTTCTCCAGCGCCGTGCTCAAGGAAGGCGTGGACGCCTCCGACGCGCAGCGCCAGTTCGACCGCTTCGCCGCGTTCTACCAGGGCGATGCAGTGAAGACCGCGCCGCACTTCGTGGCCGGCGCCTGA
- a CDS encoding nitrite/sulfite reductase — MYQYTEFDRQFVHQRAAQFRDQLERWQKGRLHEDEFRPLRLQNGWYVQRYAPMLRVAVPYGELSSKQLRVLARIAREYDEPEAEVYRKAIEIQGQLGSHKLPTHYAHFTTRQNVQYNWIPLAKSADVMDLLASVDMHGIQTSGNCIRNITSDERAGIAVDEIADPRPFAEIMRQWSTLHPEFAFLPRKFKIAITGATEDRAATGWHDVGLHVVKNEAGDIGFRVQVGGGMGRTPIIGTVLREFLPWQQIMNYLEAVIRVYNRYGRRDNIYKARIKILVKAEGQRYIDDVEAEYKQIIEHDGAPHTITQEEYDRVAASFVPPTLATRVLQSAEKTDAELRAFAADDVMFARWLARNVDAHKNPALRAVTLSFKRLKQAPGDASGDQLDTIAELADRFSAGEARVTHDQNIVLPWVHAEDLHALWLAARAAGFASANVQLLTDMIACPGGDFCSLANARSIPIAEAITERYQDLDELDDLGEIDLHISGCINSCGHHHSGHIGILGVDKDGKEWYQVTLGGSDGSALSGAPQAGKVVGPSFSAAEVPGVIEAVLTTYRDTRENGETFIDTLRRVGPDPFKAAANGARFKVEEAA, encoded by the coding sequence ATGTACCAATACACAGAATTCGATCGCCAGTTCGTTCACCAACGCGCTGCCCAGTTCCGCGACCAGCTCGAGCGCTGGCAAAAGGGCCGCCTGCACGAGGACGAGTTCCGCCCCCTGCGCCTGCAAAACGGCTGGTACGTTCAGCGCTACGCGCCGATGCTGCGCGTGGCCGTGCCGTACGGCGAGCTGTCGAGCAAGCAGCTGCGCGTGCTGGCCCGCATCGCCCGCGAATACGACGAGCCCGAAGCCGAGGTCTACCGCAAGGCCATCGAAATCCAGGGCCAGCTCGGCAGCCACAAGCTGCCCACCCACTACGCCCACTTCACGACGCGCCAGAACGTCCAGTACAACTGGATTCCGCTGGCCAAGTCGGCCGACGTGATGGACCTGCTGGCTTCGGTCGACATGCACGGCATCCAGACCAGCGGCAACTGCATCCGCAACATCACGAGCGACGAGCGCGCCGGCATTGCCGTCGACGAGATCGCCGACCCGCGTCCGTTCGCGGAAATCATGCGCCAGTGGAGCACGCTGCACCCTGAGTTCGCCTTTTTGCCGCGCAAGTTCAAGATCGCCATCACCGGCGCCACCGAAGACCGCGCCGCCACCGGCTGGCACGACGTGGGCCTGCATGTGGTGAAGAACGAAGCCGGCGACATTGGCTTTCGCGTGCAGGTGGGTGGCGGCATGGGCCGCACGCCCATCATCGGCACCGTGCTGCGCGAGTTCCTGCCCTGGCAGCAGATCATGAATTACCTCGAAGCGGTGATTCGTGTCTACAACCGCTATGGCCGCCGCGACAACATCTACAAGGCGCGCATCAAGATCCTGGTGAAGGCCGAAGGCCAGCGCTACATCGACGATGTCGAGGCCGAGTACAAGCAGATCATCGAGCACGACGGCGCGCCGCACACCATCACGCAGGAAGAGTACGACCGCGTGGCCGCCTCCTTCGTGCCGCCGACGCTGGCCACCCGCGTGCTGCAAAGCGCCGAGAAGACCGATGCCGAACTGCGCGCCTTCGCCGCCGACGACGTCATGTTCGCGCGCTGGCTCGCCCGCAACGTCGACGCCCACAAGAACCCCGCGCTGCGCGCCGTCACGCTGTCGTTCAAGCGCCTCAAGCAGGCGCCCGGCGACGCCTCGGGCGACCAGCTCGACACCATCGCCGAGCTGGCCGACCGCTTCTCGGCCGGTGAAGCCCGCGTGACGCACGACCAGAACATCGTGCTGCCCTGGGTGCACGCCGAAGACCTGCATGCGCTGTGGCTCGCCGCCCGCGCCGCCGGTTTCGCCAGCGCCAACGTGCAGCTGCTGACCGACATGATCGCCTGCCCCGGCGGCGATTTCTGCTCGCTGGCGAACGCCCGCTCCATTCCCATCGCTGAAGCCATCACCGAGCGCTACCAGGACCTCGACGAGCTCGACGACCTGGGCGAGATCGACCTGCACATCAGCGGCTGCATCAACTCGTGCGGCCACCACCACAGCGGCCACATCGGCATCCTGGGCGTCGACAAGGACGGCAAGGAGTGGTACCAGGTCACCCTCGGCGGCTCCGACGGCTCCGCGCTCAGCGGCGCACCGCAGGCCGGCAAAGTGGTCGGCCCCTCGTTCTCGGCGGCCGAAGTGCCGGGCGTGATCGAGGCCGTACTCACCACCTACCGCGACACCCGTGAAAACGGCGAGACCTTCATCGACACCCTGCGCCGCGTCGGCCCCGACCCGTTCAAGGCCGCGGCCAACGGTGCGCGATTCAAGGTGGAGGAAGCAGCATGA
- a CDS encoding methyl-accepting chemotaxis protein, producing MFLSNVSIGKRLALVLGTILALFLATSVAAVLKLQQLSLEIDTMIQDNVKTERAGSDWLRHTTSGVQRAAAIAKSSDASLIDYFAPATAKSIKDTNELQKFIETKLVKPAERELFEKVGNLRKAYLASREEVSKLKLTGDLAGANRAFDAQFQPTSTSYLAGVQQVVDMQREQLDAAAARANDLQAQTRTLLIVCSTVSLVLGALLAWLLARSITQPLRSAEAIAQSIADMDLTGAPQSRYARDETGRLLHALDLMRAALQGSLLQVHGVVMTVSTASTQIAMGNQDLSSRTEAQASALEQTAASIEELTSTVKQNADNARQANQLATSASEVAVKGGSVVSQVVDTMGSINASSKKIVDIIGVIDGIAFQTNILALNAAVEAARAGDQGRGFAVVASEVRSLAQRSAAAAKEIKTLIGNSVEKVEEGSRQVADAGRTMDEIVGSVKRVTDIMGEISAASQEQTSGIEQINQAITQMDQATQQNAALVEEASAAAQSLQEQAGSLSKIVGGFKLEQGGRRAAPALGYAG from the coding sequence ATGTTCTTGAGCAATGTCTCAATTGGCAAGCGCCTCGCCCTCGTGCTGGGCACCATCCTGGCGCTGTTTCTCGCCACCAGCGTCGCGGCGGTGCTGAAGCTGCAGCAACTGAGCCTGGAGATCGACACCATGATCCAGGACAACGTCAAGACCGAGCGCGCGGGCTCCGACTGGCTGCGCCACACCACCTCGGGCGTGCAGCGCGCCGCCGCCATCGCCAAGAGCAGCGACGCCAGCCTGATCGATTACTTCGCACCCGCCACGGCCAAGTCGATCAAGGACACCAACGAGCTGCAGAAATTCATCGAGACCAAGCTGGTCAAGCCCGCGGAGCGCGAGCTGTTCGAGAAGGTCGGTAACCTGCGCAAGGCCTACCTGGCATCGCGGGAAGAAGTGAGCAAGCTCAAGCTGACGGGCGACCTGGCAGGCGCCAACCGCGCCTTCGACGCCCAGTTCCAGCCCACCTCCACCAGCTACCTGGCTGGCGTGCAGCAGGTGGTGGACATGCAGCGCGAGCAGCTCGACGCCGCCGCCGCCCGTGCCAACGACCTGCAGGCGCAGACCCGCACGCTGCTGATCGTCTGTTCCACCGTGAGCCTGGTGCTGGGCGCGCTGCTGGCCTGGCTGCTGGCCCGCAGCATCACGCAGCCGCTGCGCAGTGCCGAAGCCATTGCGCAGTCCATCGCCGACATGGACCTGACGGGTGCTCCTCAGTCGCGCTATGCCAGGGATGAAACGGGCCGCCTGTTGCACGCGCTCGACCTGATGCGTGCGGCCTTGCAAGGCTCGCTGTTGCAGGTGCACGGCGTGGTGATGACCGTTTCGACGGCCAGCACGCAGATCGCCATGGGCAACCAGGACCTGTCGTCGCGCACGGAAGCACAGGCCAGCGCGCTGGAGCAGACCGCCGCGTCGATCGAAGAGCTCACCTCGACCGTCAAGCAGAACGCCGACAACGCGCGCCAGGCCAACCAGCTGGCGACGTCCGCGTCGGAAGTGGCGGTGAAGGGCGGCAGCGTGGTGTCGCAAGTGGTCGACACCATGGGCTCGATCAACGCCTCGTCCAAGAAGATCGTCGACATCATCGGCGTGATCGACGGCATCGCCTTCCAGACCAACATCCTGGCGCTGAACGCGGCCGTCGAAGCGGCCCGTGCCGGCGATCAAGGCCGGGGCTTTGCGGTGGTGGCTTCCGAAGTGCGCAGCCTGGCGCAACGCTCGGCCGCTGCCGCCAAGGAAATCAAGACGCTGATCGGCAACTCCGTCGAAAAGGTCGAAGAGGGCAGCCGGCAGGTGGCCGATGCCGGCCGCACCATGGACGAGATCGTCGGCAGTGTGAAGCGCGTGACCGACATCATGGGCGAGATCAGTGCGGCGAGCCAGGAGCAGACCTCGGGCATCGAGCAGATCAACCAGGCCATCACGCAAATGGACCAGGCGACACAGCAGAATGCGGCGCTGGTCGAAGAGGCTTCGGCGGCGGCCCAGTCGCTTCAGGAGCAGGCGGGCAGCCTGTCGAAGATCGTCGGCGGGTTCAAGCTGGAACAGGGCGGCCGACGTGCGGCGCCGGCCCTGGGCTACGCCGGATAA